Proteins found in one Actinokineospora alba genomic segment:
- a CDS encoding DoxX family protein, with product MVPLVALVVVTLVLLGVGRLRSWHWVVAVRGGLAAMFTLTGGAHFIGMREELISMVPPALPAPGLLVTITGVLELAAVVGLLWRPTAPWAAAGLTALLLAMFPANVHKALGENVPWDDQLVPRTLMQVVFLAATVSVVLHCLRGQAMIASHDRPVAESAARR from the coding sequence ATGGTTCCGCTCGTCGCCCTGGTCGTCGTCACGCTGGTGCTCCTCGGCGTGGGAAGGCTGCGTTCCTGGCATTGGGTCGTCGCCGTGCGCGGTGGGCTGGCGGCGATGTTCACCCTCACCGGCGGCGCGCATTTCATCGGGATGCGCGAAGAGTTGATCAGCATGGTCCCGCCCGCGCTGCCCGCGCCCGGACTGCTGGTGACGATCACCGGCGTCCTCGAACTCGCCGCCGTGGTCGGCTTGCTGTGGCGCCCGACCGCGCCGTGGGCCGCGGCCGGTCTCACTGCGCTGCTGCTCGCGATGTTCCCGGCGAACGTGCACAAAGCGCTCGGCGAGAACGTGCCGTGGGACGACCAGCTGGTGCCGCGCACCCTCATGCAGGTGGTCTTCCTGGCCGCGACTGTGTCGGTTGTCCTGCATTGCCTGCGCGGCCAAGCCATGATCGCCAGTCATGACCGTCCGGTTGCTGAGTCCGCGGCGCGCCGCTGA
- a CDS encoding ABC transporter substrate-binding protein gives MVTQGRALRGAALAAALILGVSACGSSDSGGGGGASTAPTALEGVGPITLVTGKDTSGNLQNQVDGWNTEHPDQKVTVIELPEDADAQRQQMVQNAQTKSDAYTVLNLDVVWTAEFAANQWVAQLPETEFPLDKLLPATVETGKYFKKLYAVPTTSDGGLLYYRKDLLDAAGAKPPTTWAEMNAACDKVIAANPGLSCYAGQFEKYEGLTVNFSEAVNSAGGDVVGDDGKPNVNTEKAKAGLDFLVDGVKSGKIAAKARTFKEEEGRRAFQAGELIFHRQWPYQYAKANAADGSSTVAGKFAVAPLPGLDGPGSSTLGGHNYAISSFAKNKKTALDFIKYMVDEKQQRANLEKTSLAPTWASLYDEPALVEKFPYLTELKKSIEKAKKRPAVVKYQEVSSAIQEAAYSAMSGQATSADALAALQTKLESLTKG, from the coding sequence GTGGTTACACAAGGTCGCGCCCTGCGCGGTGCCGCGCTCGCGGCAGCCCTGATCTTGGGCGTCAGCGCGTGCGGATCGTCGGACTCGGGTGGCGGTGGCGGGGCGAGCACCGCTCCCACCGCGTTGGAGGGAGTCGGGCCGATCACGCTGGTCACCGGCAAGGACACCTCCGGAAACCTGCAGAACCAGGTCGACGGCTGGAACACCGAACACCCGGACCAGAAGGTCACGGTCATCGAACTGCCCGAGGACGCCGACGCGCAGCGGCAGCAGATGGTGCAGAACGCGCAGACCAAGTCCGACGCCTACACCGTCCTCAACCTCGACGTCGTGTGGACCGCCGAGTTCGCCGCAAACCAGTGGGTGGCCCAGCTGCCCGAGACCGAGTTCCCGCTCGACAAGCTGCTCCCGGCCACCGTGGAGACGGGCAAGTACTTCAAGAAGCTCTACGCCGTCCCGACCACCAGCGACGGCGGCCTCCTCTACTACCGCAAGGACCTGCTCGACGCCGCGGGCGCCAAGCCGCCGACGACGTGGGCCGAGATGAACGCCGCCTGCGACAAGGTGATCGCCGCGAACCCCGGTCTCTCCTGCTACGCCGGTCAGTTCGAGAAGTACGAGGGCCTCACGGTCAACTTCAGCGAAGCGGTGAACTCCGCCGGCGGTGACGTCGTCGGCGACGATGGCAAGCCGAACGTCAACACCGAGAAGGCGAAGGCGGGCTTGGACTTCCTCGTCGACGGCGTCAAGTCCGGCAAGATCGCCGCCAAGGCCCGCACCTTCAAGGAAGAGGAAGGCCGCCGCGCCTTCCAGGCCGGTGAGCTCATCTTCCACCGCCAGTGGCCCTACCAGTACGCCAAGGCCAACGCCGCCGACGGCTCGTCGACGGTCGCGGGCAAGTTCGCCGTCGCGCCGCTGCCCGGCCTCGACGGCCCCGGCTCGTCCACCCTGGGCGGGCACAACTACGCGATCAGCTCGTTCGCCAAGAACAAGAAGACCGCGCTCGACTTCATCAAGTACATGGTCGACGAGAAGCAGCAGCGGGCGAACCTGGAGAAGACCAGCCTCGCCCCGACCTGGGCCTCCCTTTACGACGAGCCCGCGCTGGTCGAGAAGTTCCCGTACCTGACCGAGCTGAAGAAGTCGATCGAGAAGGCGAAGAAGCGCCCCGCGGTCGTCAAGTACCAGGAAGTCTCCTCCGCCATCCAGGAAGCGGCGTACTCCGCGATGAGCGGCCAGGCCACCAGCGCCGACGCTCTCGCCGCGCTGCAGACGAAGCTGGAAAGCCTGACCAAGGGCTGA
- a CDS encoding carbohydrate-binding module family 20 domain-containing protein — translation MRPKSRKTALLAAMVMSSTVVMTGVSPPTAAAADTGVANGDVIANLWSWNWRSVAAECVNVLDPAGYGAVWVAPPSESLKRPDGVWWDVYQPYSYALSSRFGTQAEFSAMINACHGAGIKVYTDAVINHSAAQTGVGYAGTTLANKYDPVMYDRVDYNVDVCPRSISNWSDLWEVQHCELLDLPDLKTSSSSVRAKIAGYLNSQLALGVDGFRVDAAKHIPNTDLSAIVGQLGNTTSGVRPFVFHEVFPGQPPAPSDYFSSGRVLDFTYADKLKSAFQGDIATLSSFGPSWGILPAANSVSFVTNHDTERERRHLSYKDGAITKLANVFQLAWKHTTPTVYSGFEYSTNDQSPPSSNGFVTDTNCASGWHCLNRDPAVVGMVDWHNKVGSADVANWQSPAANVIGFGRGSAGFVAINNSGGAHTWQYTTGLPDGSYCDVITNCASRVTVSGGRATLTVPAKGAVAFHANGSTPAAVTGSYTVQAHTTWGQNVYIVGGVPALGSWNPANAVPLTTDSSSYPRWRGSSSLPANTRIEYKFIIREDGKPVIWETGANRVVTTPASGTTPIDGGWFRR, via the coding sequence GTGCGCCCGAAATCCCGCAAAACCGCCCTGCTCGCGGCCATGGTCATGTCTTCCACCGTCGTGATGACCGGGGTGAGCCCGCCGACCGCGGCGGCGGCCGACACCGGGGTCGCGAACGGCGATGTGATCGCCAACCTGTGGTCGTGGAACTGGCGCTCGGTCGCCGCCGAGTGCGTGAACGTGCTGGACCCGGCCGGGTACGGGGCGGTGTGGGTGGCCCCGCCGTCGGAGTCGCTGAAGCGGCCCGACGGTGTCTGGTGGGACGTCTACCAGCCCTACAGCTACGCACTCTCGAGCCGGTTCGGCACCCAGGCCGAGTTCAGCGCCATGATCAACGCCTGTCACGGCGCGGGGATCAAGGTCTATACCGACGCGGTGATCAACCACAGCGCCGCGCAGACCGGCGTCGGGTACGCGGGCACCACGCTGGCGAACAAGTACGACCCGGTGATGTACGACCGGGTCGACTACAACGTCGACGTCTGCCCGCGAAGCATCAGCAACTGGAGCGACCTGTGGGAGGTCCAGCACTGCGAGCTGCTCGACCTGCCCGACCTCAAGACCAGCAGCTCCTCGGTCCGCGCCAAGATCGCCGGCTACCTGAACTCGCAGCTCGCCCTGGGCGTGGACGGATTCCGGGTCGACGCCGCCAAGCACATCCCGAACACCGATCTCTCAGCCATCGTCGGCCAGCTCGGCAACACGACTTCCGGGGTCCGGCCGTTCGTCTTCCATGAGGTGTTCCCTGGTCAGCCGCCCGCGCCGAGCGACTACTTCAGCTCCGGCCGGGTCCTGGATTTCACCTACGCCGACAAGCTGAAGAGCGCCTTCCAGGGAGACATCGCGACTCTGTCGTCCTTCGGCCCGAGCTGGGGCATCCTGCCCGCGGCCAACTCGGTCTCCTTCGTCACCAACCACGACACCGAACGCGAGCGCCGCCATCTGTCCTATAAGGATGGAGCGATCACCAAGCTGGCCAACGTCTTCCAGCTCGCCTGGAAGCACACCACGCCGACGGTCTACTCGGGTTTCGAGTACAGCACCAACGACCAGTCCCCGCCGAGTTCCAACGGCTTCGTCACCGACACGAACTGCGCGTCGGGCTGGCACTGCCTCAACCGGGACCCGGCCGTTGTCGGCATGGTCGACTGGCACAACAAGGTGGGTTCGGCGGACGTCGCGAACTGGCAGTCCCCGGCCGCGAACGTCATCGGATTCGGGCGGGGGAGCGCGGGTTTCGTCGCGATCAACAACAGCGGCGGCGCGCACACCTGGCAGTACACCACCGGTCTGCCGGACGGCTCCTACTGCGACGTGATCACCAACTGCGCGTCCCGGGTGACGGTCAGCGGCGGGCGGGCCACACTCACCGTTCCGGCCAAGGGCGCGGTCGCCTTCCACGCCAACGGTTCCACGCCCGCCGCGGTCACCGGCAGCTACACGGTCCAGGCCCACACGACGTGGGGGCAGAACGTCTACATCGTCGGCGGTGTGCCCGCGCTCGGCAGCTGGAACCCGGCGAACGCGGTGCCGCTGACCACGGACTCGAGCAGCTACCCGCGCTGGCGGGGATCGAGTTCACTGCCCGCCAACACCCGGATCGAGTACAAGTTCATCATCCGGGAAGACGGCAAACCGGTCATCTGGGAGACGGGCGCCAACCGCGTCGTCACCACTCCCGCCAGTGGCACCACACCGATCGACGGCGGCTGGTTCCGCCGCTGA
- a CDS encoding TetR/AcrR family transcriptional regulator gives MVNKSRKPHQLPPGRHGLSDDYVATNQRTRILAAVAEAVSANGYANTTVETIITGAGISRKTFYQHYSGKEDAFLAAFDSAVRHISTEVIGAYAAHDDYVEGARAGLECCLRVLAADPAVAAMVIIEVLAAGPEALERRRQVLGALTDRIARASQGLPETPIGPQLTAETIVGAVIQVIYNRVYRGEAERLPELLPDLLYSVLVPFVGHRRAAEERDKAVS, from the coding sequence GTGGTCAACAAGTCACGCAAGCCGCACCAGCTGCCCCCGGGCAGGCATGGGCTGTCGGACGACTACGTGGCGACCAACCAGCGCACGCGCATCCTCGCCGCCGTCGCCGAGGCGGTCAGCGCCAACGGATACGCCAACACCACGGTGGAAACGATCATCACCGGGGCGGGGATCTCGCGCAAGACCTTCTATCAGCACTACTCGGGCAAGGAAGACGCCTTCCTCGCCGCGTTCGACAGCGCCGTCCGGCACATCAGCACGGAGGTCATCGGCGCCTACGCGGCGCACGACGACTACGTCGAAGGCGCCCGCGCCGGTCTGGAGTGCTGCCTGCGGGTGCTGGCCGCCGATCCGGCCGTGGCGGCGATGGTCATCATCGAGGTCCTGGCCGCGGGCCCGGAGGCGCTGGAGCGGCGCAGGCAGGTGCTCGGCGCGCTGACCGACCGGATCGCGCGGGCGTCGCAGGGCCTGCCGGAGACCCCGATCGGGCCGCAGCTGACGGCGGAAACCATTGTGGGAGCGGTCATCCAGGTCATCTACAACCGGGTGTACCGCGGTGAGGCCGAGCGGCTGCCCGAGCTTCTCCCGGACCTGCTCTACAGCGTCCTCGTCCCGTTCGTCGGCCACCGCCGCGCGGCGGAGGAACGGGACAAAGCGGTGTCCTGA
- a CDS encoding TetR/AcrR family transcriptional regulator: MSSRAYHHGDLRRAVLDAAAAAITEHGPAGISLRDLARRAGVSHAAPGHHFGDKAGVLTALAAEGYDLLAEALREAQQSTGQFVELGVAYVRFAVGHRAHFEVMFRPDLYHADDSTVVAARGRSGDLLVGGVGSVTDPTGPDAEVAKVAAWSIVHGFATLWLTGALPAGFGDDPESAARAVAGMLFSQDPKE, from the coding sequence ATGTCCTCCCGCGCGTACCACCACGGCGACCTCCGCCGAGCCGTCCTGGACGCCGCGGCAGCGGCGATCACCGAGCACGGCCCGGCCGGAATCAGCCTGCGCGACCTGGCGCGCCGAGCCGGTGTCTCGCACGCCGCCCCCGGCCACCACTTCGGCGACAAGGCGGGCGTGCTCACCGCACTGGCCGCCGAGGGCTACGACCTCCTGGCCGAGGCCTTGCGCGAGGCGCAGCAATCCACCGGGCAGTTCGTCGAATTGGGCGTCGCCTACGTGCGGTTCGCCGTCGGACACCGAGCCCATTTCGAGGTGATGTTCCGCCCGGACCTCTACCACGCCGACGACTCGACCGTGGTGGCCGCACGTGGCCGGTCGGGCGACCTGCTCGTCGGCGGGGTCGGCTCCGTCACCGACCCGACCGGCCCGGACGCCGAGGTCGCCAAGGTGGCGGCCTGGTCGATCGTGCACGGGTTCGCCACCCTCTGGCTCACCGGAGCGCTGCCCGCGGGATTCGGCGACGACCCGGAATCCGCGGCACGGGCCGTCGCGGGAATGCTCTTCTCGCAAGACCCCAAGGAGTAG
- a CDS encoding glycoside hydrolase family 13 protein: MTRDDSQRRDDRHWWRDAVIYQVYVRSFADSDGDGIGDLPGIRARLPYLADLGVDAVWITPFYTSPMADGGYDVADYRDVDPLFGTLDDADGLIADAHALGIKVIVDLVPNHTSSDHAWFQAALAAGPGSPERNRYIFRTGRGESGELPPNDWESIFGGGAWTRLPDGDWYLHLFDAAQPDLNWDNPVVHEDFLGILRFWLDLGVDGFRIDVAHGMVKEDGLPDVGATEQRKLLDTRPLPYFDQEGVHEIYREWRKVLDTYQPARIGVAEAWTPGAGRTARYVRPDELHQAFNFHYLTAEWAAPALREVITESLAAMAPVDAPTTWVLSNHDVHRHVTRYGDGEEGLRRARAAALLTLALPGSVYVYQGEELGLPEVLDLPDDALRDPMWERSLRTERGRDGCRVPIPWTTKGSSLGFGPDGSTPWLPQPAHWADMSVEAQVGAAESMLELYREALRLRREHPALGERPALEWHDGDDTLLRFARVDSFTGRRLHCAINFGATPASVPVAGAVLLASGRLGSDSGDVLLPPDTAVWWED, translated from the coding sequence ATGACCCGGGACGACAGCCAGCGACGGGACGACCGGCACTGGTGGCGTGATGCCGTCATCTACCAGGTGTACGTCCGCAGCTTCGCCGACAGCGACGGCGACGGCATCGGCGACCTGCCCGGCATCCGCGCCCGCCTGCCCTACCTCGCCGACCTCGGCGTCGACGCCGTGTGGATCACGCCGTTCTACACCTCGCCGATGGCCGACGGCGGCTACGACGTGGCCGACTACCGCGACGTCGATCCCCTGTTCGGCACGCTGGACGACGCCGACGGGCTCATCGCCGACGCGCACGCGCTCGGCATCAAGGTGATCGTCGACCTGGTGCCGAACCACACCTCGTCCGACCACGCGTGGTTCCAGGCGGCGCTCGCCGCGGGCCCGGGGTCACCGGAGCGCAACCGCTACATCTTCCGCACCGGCCGCGGCGAGTCGGGCGAGCTGCCGCCCAACGACTGGGAGTCCATCTTCGGCGGCGGCGCCTGGACGCGGCTGCCCGACGGCGACTGGTACCTGCACCTGTTCGACGCCGCGCAGCCCGACCTGAACTGGGACAACCCGGTCGTGCACGAGGATTTCCTCGGCATCCTGCGGTTCTGGCTCGACCTCGGGGTCGACGGCTTCCGCATCGATGTGGCGCACGGGATGGTCAAGGAGGACGGGCTGCCCGACGTCGGCGCCACCGAGCAGCGCAAGCTCCTCGACACCCGCCCGCTGCCGTACTTCGACCAGGAGGGCGTGCACGAGATCTACCGCGAGTGGCGCAAGGTCCTCGACACCTACCAGCCCGCGCGGATCGGTGTCGCCGAGGCGTGGACGCCCGGCGCGGGCCGGACGGCGCGCTACGTGCGCCCCGACGAGCTGCACCAGGCGTTCAACTTCCATTACCTGACCGCCGAATGGGCGGCGCCCGCGCTGCGCGAGGTGATCACCGAGTCGCTGGCGGCGATGGCGCCGGTCGACGCGCCCACCACCTGGGTGCTGTCCAACCACGACGTGCACCGGCACGTCACCCGCTACGGCGACGGCGAGGAAGGCCTGCGCCGGGCTCGGGCCGCGGCCCTGCTGACCTTGGCGCTGCCGGGATCGGTGTACGTCTACCAGGGCGAGGAACTGGGTCTGCCCGAGGTGTTGGACCTGCCCGACGACGCGCTGCGCGACCCGATGTGGGAGCGGTCGCTGCGCACTGAGCGTGGTCGCGACGGCTGCCGCGTGCCGATCCCGTGGACCACCAAGGGAAGCTCGCTCGGCTTCGGCCCGGACGGGTCGACGCCGTGGCTGCCGCAGCCGGCGCACTGGGCCGACATGTCGGTCGAGGCCCAGGTCGGGGCCGCGGAGTCGATGCTGGAGCTCTACCGCGAAGCGCTGCGGCTGCGGCGCGAGCACCCCGCGCTCGGCGAGCGGCCCGCGCTCGAATGGCACGACGGCGACGACACGCTGCTGCGCTTCGCCCGCGTCGACTCTTTCACCGGGCGCCGGTTACACTGCGCAATCAACTTCGGTGCCACCCCGGCGAGCGTTCCGGTGGCGGGCGCCGTGCTGCTGGCCTCGGGGCGGCTCGGGTCGGACAGCGGCGACGTGCTGCTGCCGCCAGACACCGCGGTGTGGTGGGAGGACTGA
- a CDS encoding LacI family DNA-binding transcriptional regulator, which yields MAQASAASGTARLSDIATQAGVSEATVSRVLNGKPGVSTTTRQTVLAALDLLGYERPARLQERSAGLIGLITPELSNPIFPAFAQVIEQVLTRDGYTPVLCTQSPGGSTEDELTNTLVERGVNGIIYVSGLHADSTANMDRYVKLAGQGVPFVMINGYTEHVSAPFVSTDDRAAMRLAVQHLVAQGHTRIGLAVGPRRFVPVVRKIQGFVEHMRTALPMSAEEAEQLVQHSLFTVEGGQAAANALIEKGCTAIICGSDLMAFGAIRAARQRGLQVPRDVSVIGFDDSPLIVFSDPPLTTLRQPVEAMGQAAVNALLEEVTGTPAPHAEYVFMPELVVRGSTAAAPPKS from the coding sequence ATGGCCCAGGCATCGGCCGCGAGTGGGACCGCCCGGCTCAGCGACATCGCCACCCAGGCCGGGGTGAGCGAGGCGACGGTCAGCCGGGTGCTCAACGGGAAGCCGGGCGTGTCCACCACGACCCGGCAGACCGTCCTCGCGGCGCTGGACCTGCTCGGCTACGAACGTCCCGCGCGGCTGCAGGAGCGCAGCGCGGGCCTGATCGGGCTGATCACCCCGGAGCTGAGCAACCCGATTTTCCCGGCGTTCGCCCAGGTCATCGAGCAGGTTCTGACCCGCGACGGGTACACGCCGGTGCTGTGCACGCAGAGCCCCGGCGGGTCCACAGAGGACGAACTGACCAACACGCTGGTCGAGCGCGGGGTCAACGGGATCATCTACGTCTCGGGTTTACACGCCGATTCCACGGCCAACATGGACCGCTACGTCAAGCTCGCCGGGCAGGGCGTGCCGTTCGTGATGATCAACGGCTACACCGAGCACGTGTCGGCGCCGTTCGTGTCGACCGACGACCGCGCCGCCATGCGGCTCGCGGTGCAGCACTTGGTGGCGCAGGGACACACGCGCATCGGCTTGGCCGTGGGGCCGCGCCGGTTCGTGCCGGTGGTGCGCAAGATCCAGGGCTTCGTGGAGCACATGCGCACCGCGCTGCCCATGTCGGCCGAGGAAGCCGAACAGCTCGTGCAGCACTCGCTGTTCACCGTCGAGGGCGGCCAGGCGGCGGCTAACGCGTTGATAGAGAAGGGATGCACCGCGATCATCTGCGGCAGCGACCTGATGGCCTTCGGCGCGATCCGGGCGGCCCGGCAGCGCGGCCTGCAGGTCCCGCGCGACGTCTCGGTGATCGGCTTCGACGACTCGCCGCTGATCGTGTTCTCCGACCCGCCGCTCACCACGCTGCGGCAGCCGGTGGAGGCGATGGGGCAGGCGGCGGTCAACGCGCTGCTGGAGGAAGTGACGGGAACCCCGGCGCCGCACGCGGAGTACGTGTTCATGCCGGAACTGGTCGTCCGCGGCTCGACGGCGGCGGCTCCCCCCAAGTCCTGA
- a CDS encoding ABC transporter ATP-binding protein → MAQVSYDSASRVYAGSPPVRAVDQLDLSVEDGEFLVLVGPSGSGKSTALRMLAGLEDVDEGTIRIGDRDVTHVPPKGRDIAMVFQSYALYPHMTVAQNMGFALKLQGLSKSVISEKVGEAAKLLDLEKYLDRKPKALSGGQRQRVAMGRAIVRDPAVFLMDEPLSNLDAKLRVETRANIAALQRRLGTTTIYVTHDQVEAMTMGHRVAVLKDGLLQQCDTPRALYDRPANAFVAGFIGSPAMNLHAGTVAGDAVRLGGLDIALPRDTVAAIRAEQLNTVTVGVRPESLTVVPSGTSDAFGVVVDLVEELGADALVHGHVAGENGDRLVIRVDGRTPPSLGQEVTVSVRDPEELHLFHPETGERLV, encoded by the coding sequence ATGGCCCAGGTCAGTTACGACAGCGCTTCCCGGGTTTACGCGGGGTCGCCGCCGGTGCGGGCGGTGGATCAGCTCGACCTCTCGGTGGAGGACGGAGAGTTCCTGGTCCTGGTGGGCCCGTCCGGTTCGGGCAAGTCGACCGCGCTGCGGATGCTCGCCGGGTTGGAGGACGTCGATGAGGGGACCATCCGCATCGGCGACCGGGATGTCACCCATGTGCCGCCGAAGGGCCGTGACATCGCGATGGTGTTCCAGTCCTACGCGCTGTACCCGCACATGACGGTCGCGCAGAACATGGGCTTCGCGTTGAAGCTGCAGGGTTTGTCGAAGTCGGTGATCTCGGAGAAGGTCGGCGAGGCGGCGAAGCTGCTCGACCTGGAGAAGTACCTCGACCGCAAGCCCAAGGCACTGTCGGGCGGCCAACGCCAGCGCGTCGCCATGGGCCGAGCCATCGTGCGCGACCCGGCGGTGTTCCTCATGGACGAGCCACTGTCCAACCTGGACGCCAAACTCCGCGTCGAGACCCGCGCCAACATCGCCGCCCTCCAACGACGACTCGGCACCACCACGATCTACGTCACCCACGACCAGGTCGAAGCCATGACCATGGGCCACCGCGTCGCCGTCCTCAAAGACGGGCTCCTGCAGCAATGCGACACCCCGCGCGCCCTGTATGACCGGCCCGCCAACGCGTTCGTCGCCGGCTTCATCGGCTCACCGGCGATGAACCTGCACGCCGGAACCGTCGCCGGTGACGCGGTCCGCCTGGGCGGCCTCGACATAGCGCTGCCGCGCGACACCGTCGCCGCGATCCGCGCGGAGCAGCTGAACACGGTCACCGTCGGCGTGCGGCCCGAGTCGCTGACCGTCGTCCCCTCCGGCACATCTGACGCCTTCGGTGTCGTGGTGGACCTCGTGGAGGAACTCGGCGCGGACGCGCTGGTGCACGGGCATGTGGCGGGGGAGAACGGCGACCGACTGGTGATCCGGGTCGACGGGCGCACACCGCCGTCGCTGGGTCAGGAGGTCACGGTGAGCGTGCGTGATCCCGAGGAGCTGCACCTGTTCCACCCCGAGACCGGCGAACGTCTGGTCTGA
- a CDS encoding CHAP domain-containing protein — protein MQRSFRPRARRVTLALATVVCCVAGLLGGAGPASADSFGPYPAKVAIDGRGSMNVDDRVKTDAYLAGQNVYLRCQDVGQPVNGNAVWGYTVQNYWVPDTYLTTGVNGYLPGIPRCRDIGISGGNFFGDSGPFLAKVAIDGRAAMSDSYRVKTDAYLAGDKIWLQCQDSGPSVGGSTIWDFTEHGYWIPDAYVSTGTSGFVPGVPRCTNIGINGNVTTGGEGKFLTKTTLNGYHGKSLSATKVVDKYPGGSYITVVCQAYGEQNYGGSRIWDKTSDGLWVPDYYVKTGSSGIILKRCDTAGPSDGASNGAGFLAKTTLNGYQAKSLSASKVVDKYPGGSYVTIVCQAYGELNYGGSYVWDRTTDGLWVPDYYIQTGASDIILQRCDNEGPVGGTSSGAESPPAVGSVAAAEVRNKIVSAAQSKVGLAEWGDNCNPFGLFGVKCGDPWCSMFASWTWRMAGINTYYPYSGDFYYWGKNRGQLRSFNHVKRGDVVLYGSGASSSQHIGVVETVHADGKITTIEGNYGNKVTRVGPFDPEHPQPQHTYSNIFAIVAPINDALPTTAPPAKRHLYTFDYPVTYADAAIRLPVKATWATASKELHRDFNDSFPIGGAPNAFPAEGQTIPLRACVLAVCKDAPLKYYGDPSGYHFDTLPGHFDGEGSTVAFRFYTDSNGWLRLEVKGWVTDPDLPDFLNKAGAYTAWVKFAAKLGDNLHTHQKCDTNGCG, from the coding sequence GTGCAGCGATCATTCCGACCGCGCGCGCGGCGGGTGACCCTCGCCCTCGCGACGGTCGTCTGCTGTGTGGCGGGTCTGCTCGGCGGCGCGGGTCCCGCGTCGGCCGACAGCTTCGGGCCATACCCGGCGAAGGTGGCCATCGACGGCCGCGGCAGCATGAACGTCGACGACCGGGTCAAGACCGACGCCTACCTCGCCGGGCAGAACGTGTACCTGCGCTGCCAGGACGTCGGCCAGCCGGTCAACGGCAACGCTGTCTGGGGTTACACGGTCCAGAACTACTGGGTGCCCGACACCTACCTGACCACCGGCGTCAACGGCTACCTGCCCGGCATCCCGCGCTGCCGCGACATCGGCATCAGCGGCGGCAACTTCTTCGGCGACTCCGGCCCGTTCCTGGCCAAGGTCGCCATCGACGGCCGGGCCGCGATGAGCGACAGCTACCGGGTGAAGACCGACGCCTACCTGGCGGGCGACAAGATCTGGCTGCAGTGCCAGGACAGCGGTCCGTCGGTCGGCGGCAGCACCATCTGGGACTTCACCGAGCACGGCTACTGGATCCCCGACGCCTACGTCAGCACGGGCACCAGCGGCTTCGTGCCCGGTGTCCCGCGCTGCACGAACATCGGCATCAACGGCAACGTGACCACCGGCGGCGAGGGCAAGTTCCTCACCAAGACGACGCTCAACGGCTACCACGGCAAGAGCCTGTCGGCGACCAAGGTCGTCGACAAGTACCCCGGCGGCAGCTACATCACGGTCGTCTGCCAGGCCTACGGTGAGCAGAACTACGGCGGCTCGCGCATCTGGGACAAGACCAGCGACGGTCTCTGGGTGCCGGACTACTACGTCAAGACCGGTTCCTCCGGCATCATCCTGAAACGCTGCGACACCGCCGGTCCGTCCGACGGCGCCTCCAACGGCGCGGGCTTCCTGGCGAAGACGACGCTCAACGGCTACCAGGCGAAGAGCCTGTCGGCGAGCAAGGTCGTGGACAAGTACCCGGGCGGCAGCTACGTCACGATCGTCTGCCAGGCCTACGGCGAGCTGAACTACGGCGGGTCCTACGTCTGGGACCGCACCACCGACGGTCTCTGGGTCCCTGACTACTACATCCAGACCGGCGCGTCGGACATCATCCTGCAGCGCTGCGACAACGAAGGTCCGGTCGGCGGCACGTCCAGCGGCGCGGAGTCACCGCCCGCGGTCGGCTCGGTCGCCGCGGCCGAGGTGCGCAACAAGATCGTCAGCGCCGCCCAGTCCAAGGTCGGGCTCGCCGAGTGGGGCGACAACTGCAACCCCTTCGGCCTCTTCGGCGTGAAGTGCGGCGACCCGTGGTGCTCGATGTTCGCCAGTTGGACCTGGCGGATGGCCGGGATCAACACCTACTACCCCTACAGCGGCGACTTCTACTACTGGGGCAAGAACCGCGGCCAGCTGCGCAGCTTCAACCACGTCAAGCGCGGCGACGTCGTGCTCTACGGCAGCGGCGCCTCCTCCAGCCAGCACATCGGCGTCGTCGAGACCGTGCACGCCGACGGCAAGATCACCACGATCGAGGGCAACTACGGCAACAAGGTCACCCGCGTCGGCCCGTTCGACCCGGAACACCCGCAGCCGCAGCACACCTACAGCAACATCTTCGCCATCGTGGCGCCGATCAACGACGCGCTGCCCACCACGGCACCGCCCGCGAAGCGCCACCTGTACACGTTCGACTACCCCGTCACCTACGCCGACGCCGCCATCCGGCTGCCGGTGAAGGCGACCTGGGCGACCGCGTCCAAGGAGCTGCACCGCGACTTCAACGACAGCTTCCCGATCGGCGGCGCGCCCAACGCGTTCCCGGCGGAGGGACAGACGATCCCGTTGCGTGCCTGCGTCCTGGCGGTCTGCAAGGACGCGCCGTTGAAGTACTACGGCGATCCCAGCGGGTACCACTTCGACACCCTGCCGGGCCACTTCGACGGCGAGGGTTCGACGGTCGCGTTCCGGTTCTACACCGACTCCAACGGCTGGCTGCGGTTGGAGGTCAAGGGCTGGGTCACCGACCCGGACCTGCCGGACTTCCTGAACAAGGCGGGCGCGTACACCGCGTGGGTCAAGTTCGCCGCGAAGCTCGGTGACAACCTGCACACACACCAGAAGTGCGACACCAACGGCTGCGGCTGA